The Rathayibacter caricis DSM 15933 genomic sequence CTGACCTTCATCCCGGCGGCCGGCGACTACATCAACGCCAGCCGCGACTTCCTCGGATCCTCGCAGACGTCCATGGTGGGCAACGCGATCGAGGCCAACTTCCTCACGCTCGAGAACTACCCCGCTGCGGCGGCGCTCTCGATCGTGCTGATGGCCGTGATCCTCGTCATCGTCGGCTTCTACGTGAAGCGCAGTGGAACGGAGGACCTGCTGTGACCGCTACCGCCGATCGGCCCGTCGCCAGCGCGCAGGAAGCCCTCGGGGCCCCGGCGCCGGCGCCCGTGCGCGGCCCGCGCCGATTCACGGGACTGGGTCTGGGCGTCTACACCGCCCTCGCGCTGATTTTCCTGCTCATCCCCATCGGCTACACCTTCGTGTTCTCGTTCAACGACTCCGTGAAGAGCAACATCGCCTGGCGCGGGTTCACCTTCGACAAGTGGATCTCGGCGTGGACGAGCGAGGAGGTGATGACCGCCTTCGGCAACAGCCTGCTCGTGGGGGCGGTCGCGACCGTGCTCGCGACGGCGCTGGGCACGATGATCGCCATCGCGCTCGTGCGCTTCCGGTTCCGGTACCGGTCCGCGATCAGCCTGCTCCTGTTCCTGCCGATGGCGACCCCGGAGGTCGTCCTCGGTGCGGGACTCGCCGCCCAGTTCCTCACGGTGGGAGCGGAGAAGGGCCTCGTCACGATCATCCTGGCGCACACGATGTTCTGCATCAGCTTCGTGGTGGTGACGGTGAAGGCCCGCGTCGCGAGCCTCGACCCCAAGCTCGAGGAGGCGGGCCGCGATCTCTACGCCTCGCCCGGGCAGGTGTTCTGGCGGATCACGTTCCCGCTGCTGCTCCCCGGGATCCTCGCCGCGGCGCTGCTGTCCTTCGCGCTCAGCTTCGACGACTTCATCATCACGAACTTCAACTCCGGCTCGGTCACGACGTTCCCGAAGTACATCTACATCGCCGCGGCCCGCGGGATCCCGGCGGAGGCGAACGTCATCGCCTCGGCGGTGTTCCTGCTGGCCATCGTGATCGTCGTCGTCACCCAGGTGTCGTCGGCGGCGCGCGCCAAGCGGCTCGCGAAGGAGCAGTGAGAAGCGGAGAGGACGATCGGTAGAGCGGGCGGCTCAGACGTAGGAGGCGCGGATCGCGCCGACCGGACGTCCGCCGCCCGTGACGACCGGGTTCAGGCGGACGAGCACCTCGTTCGCCGCGGCACGCTCGACCGTGCCCGCCTCGACGAGGAGCTTCAGCGCGACGACCGTCGCCGCGCGCAGGCTGCCGTCCAGGATCTTCAGCGCCACGGTCGTGCCGTCCGGCGAGGCCATGATCAGCACGCCCTCGGCGCCCAGCTTGGCGACGAGTCCGAGCCGCTCGATCACCACGGTATTGTCGCGCCCCGGTCCGTCGAGCGCCCAGGCGTTCTCGAGGATCGCGTTCGTCAGCACCCCCGCCTGCCGGTAGAGGCCGAACGGCGACGACGGAGAGGAGGAGACGATCCGCGAGATCCCCTTCGCGAGTGCGGTCAGCGGCAGCGCGTGCACGGGTGCGCCGCAGCCGTCGATCGCCGTCCCCGCGATCCGCTCGCCGGTCAGCCGCTCGATCGTGTCGACGATGTGCTGCTGCAGCGGGTGGGTGCGCTCGAGGTAGTCGTCCGTGCTCCAGCCGTTCTGAACGCAGGCGAGCAGCATCGCCGCGTGCTTGCCCGAGCAGTTCATGTAGAGCGGGTCCTTCGCCGCACCGGCCCGGAGGAGCTGCGCCCGGCTCGCGGAGTCGCTCGGCCAGTCGGCGGGGCACTGCAGCGCCGTGTGGTCGAGCCCCGCGCGGAAGAGCAGGTTCTGCACCAGGGCGACGTGCTGCGACAGGCCGGCGTGACTCGCCGTCGCGATCACGGCCTCCGCGGCGTTCAGCTCGACCCCGGCAGTCATGACGGCGAGGGCCTGGAAGGGCTTGAGGCAGGAGCGGGGGAGGATCGGCGCCGCCGGGTTCCCGAGGGTCCGGGCGACCCGGCCGTCGCTGTCGAGGAGGACGGCCGAGCCCGCGTGGCGGGATTCGACGAATC encodes the following:
- a CDS encoding asparaginase, with amino-acid sequence MSAGTFTVAESVELAVVERSGFVESRHAGSAVLLDSDGRVARTLGNPAAPILPRSCLKPFQALAVMTAGVELNAAEAVIATASHAGLSQHVALVQNLLFRAGLDHTALQCPADWPSDSASRAQLLRAGAAKDPLYMNCSGKHAAMLLACVQNGWSTDDYLERTHPLQQHIVDTIERLTGERIAGTAIDGCGAPVHALPLTALAKGISRIVSSSPSSPFGLYRQAGVLTNAILENAWALDGPGRDNTVVIERLGLVAKLGAEGVLIMASPDGTTVALKILDGSLRAATVVALKLLVEAGTVERAAANEVLVRLNPVVTGGGRPVGAIRASYV
- a CDS encoding ABC transporter permease gives rise to the protein MGLGVYTALALIFLLIPIGYTFVFSFNDSVKSNIAWRGFTFDKWISAWTSEEVMTAFGNSLLVGAVATVLATALGTMIAIALVRFRFRYRSAISLLLFLPMATPEVVLGAGLAAQFLTVGAEKGLVTIILAHTMFCISFVVVTVKARVASLDPKLEEAGRDLYASPGQVFWRITFPLLLPGILAAALLSFALSFDDFIITNFNSGSVTTFPKYIYIAAARGIPAEANVIASAVFLLAIVIVVVTQVSSAARAKRLAKEQ